A section of the Streptomyces sp. NBC_01363 genome encodes:
- a CDS encoding acyltransferase, with translation MQTLEPSARPNRLPSLTGMRFVAAFAVLISHLDSQIVGTFHPDPPYRVITTLGPVGVAFFFVLSGFILTWVADPDDTARLFWRRRLVKLYPNHLVTFVAARILMVAAGVQIVAINTFPALFLIEPWIPYLEPHGGFTGSNAVSWSLGCEMAFYLVFPWLIRLIGSIHPSRLWLWVAVVVTASTAVPFISQLLPAQPFTSWDPTSSEWQSWFAYLFPLPRMLEFVLGILMARIVITGKWIRLGMTPAFLLTITCVVVQSYLPGVFHLRAGPTALAVAFAIAASASADIRGARTPFSGRTMVWLGEISYALYMVHYLVVQYGPVDALHATGEVTASLSTRLINILLTVVISISLAAALYMLVERPAVRRFSRPAGGRKGLEPLSPST, from the coding sequence ATGCAGACACTGGAACCGTCCGCTCGTCCGAACCGATTGCCATCATTGACCGGCATGCGATTCGTCGCGGCATTCGCCGTGCTGATCTCTCACCTGGACAGTCAAATCGTAGGGACATTCCATCCTGACCCGCCGTATCGGGTGATCACGACCCTCGGGCCGGTCGGGGTGGCTTTCTTCTTTGTACTCAGCGGATTCATTCTCACCTGGGTTGCCGATCCGGACGATACCGCGAGGCTGTTCTGGCGTCGACGTCTGGTGAAGTTGTATCCGAACCATTTGGTGACGTTTGTGGCCGCCAGGATCCTGATGGTCGCCGCCGGCGTGCAGATCGTGGCGATCAATACGTTTCCGGCGCTGTTTCTGATCGAACCCTGGATTCCTTACCTGGAACCCCATGGCGGGTTTACCGGTAGCAACGCGGTGAGCTGGAGCCTCGGTTGTGAGATGGCGTTCTATCTCGTGTTCCCTTGGCTGATCCGTCTCATCGGCAGCATCCACCCCTCACGGTTGTGGCTGTGGGTGGCAGTCGTCGTCACGGCCAGTACTGCTGTCCCCTTTATTTCCCAACTGCTGCCGGCGCAGCCATTCACGTCATGGGATCCGACATCTTCGGAGTGGCAGAGCTGGTTCGCCTACCTCTTCCCCCTCCCGAGGATGCTCGAATTCGTCCTCGGCATCCTGATGGCACGCATCGTCATCACCGGGAAATGGATCCGCCTCGGCATGACGCCGGCATTTCTCCTGACGATCACCTGCGTGGTGGTCCAGTCCTACCTGCCCGGTGTGTTCCACCTACGCGCCGGACCGACCGCGCTTGCCGTCGCCTTCGCGATCGCAGCAAGCGCCAGCGCCGACATACGCGGTGCGCGAACACCTTTCAGTGGCCGAACCATGGTCTGGCTGGGTGAGATCTCGTACGCCCTCTACATGGTGCACTACCTCGTCGTCCAGTACGGCCCGGTCGACGCCCTGCACGCCACGGGCGAAGTGACCGCATCCCTGTCGACGAGACTGATCAATATTCTGCTCACCGTCGTGATCAGTATCTCCCTCGCGGCGGCCCTCTACATGCTGGTCGAACGTCCCGCGGTACGACGCTTCAGCCGTCCGGCCGGCGGACGAAAAGGGCTTGAACCGCTCTCACCTTCGACCTGA
- a CDS encoding nuclear transport factor 2 family protein, translated as MEQNIGDKAIEFLRFLEIYDFSSAQAMCTDTAAVWQNDGKGAQAIGESLEHFKSFAATVGSLRYDIIRQFQNSNEVLQQQVLRLDMADGSRREAHAAVYFRFDGGLIDRIEEAVYTVPTDKAS; from the coding sequence GTGGAGCAGAACATCGGCGACAAGGCGATTGAGTTTCTGCGGTTTCTGGAGATTTACGACTTCTCCAGCGCCCAGGCAATGTGCACCGACACGGCCGCTGTGTGGCAGAACGACGGCAAGGGAGCGCAGGCGATCGGCGAGAGCCTGGAACACTTCAAGTCCTTTGCCGCTACCGTCGGTTCGTTGCGGTACGACATAATCCGCCAGTTCCAGAATTCGAACGAGGTGCTCCAGCAGCAAGTACTCCGCCTGGACATGGCCGACGGCTCTCGCCGCGAGGCGCACGCTGCGGTGTATTTCCGGTTCGATGGCGGCCTCATCGACCGGATCGAGGAGGCCGTCTACACCGTGCCGACGGACAAGGCATCATGA
- a CDS encoding NADH:flavin oxidoreductase, with the protein MASLGEPFIVGDLMVPNRIVMAPMTRTASPGGVPGPDVAEYYARRAANKVGLIITEGTYVNRAAAGAYENVPHFHGEQAFAGWAHVLRRVHEAGGRIIPQLWHTGVVRTATDPPAEGPSGLGLDGAPAGKAMTQQDIDDTVAAFAEAAAAAERLGFDGVELHGAHGYLIDSFLWKSTNRRTDHYGGDPASRARFGADVVRAVRAAVSPGFPVFFRLSQWKLNAYEARIAENPDELAQMLSPLADAGVDVFHASTRRYWLPEFDGSTLNLAGWVRKLSGKATVTVGSVGLDNQYGEGEFTQGFTRQAGLTGIDELVARLERDEFDLVALGRTLLANPDWAALALRGELDRSVPYDPAVLTTLA; encoded by the coding sequence ATGGCCAGCCTGGGCGAGCCGTTCATCGTGGGCGATCTCATGGTCCCCAACCGGATCGTGATGGCCCCCATGACCAGAACGGCGTCCCCCGGCGGCGTGCCGGGCCCGGATGTCGCGGAGTACTACGCCCGCCGGGCGGCCAACAAGGTCGGGCTGATCATCACCGAGGGCACCTACGTCAACCGCGCCGCGGCCGGCGCGTACGAGAACGTGCCCCACTTCCACGGCGAGCAGGCCTTTGCCGGATGGGCCCACGTGCTGCGGCGGGTGCACGAGGCCGGCGGCAGGATCATTCCGCAGCTGTGGCACACCGGAGTCGTACGCACCGCGACCGATCCGCCCGCCGAGGGCCCGTCCGGGCTCGGGCTGGATGGCGCCCCGGCCGGGAAGGCCATGACCCAGCAGGACATCGACGACACGGTGGCCGCTTTCGCCGAAGCCGCCGCGGCCGCCGAACGACTCGGGTTCGACGGCGTCGAACTGCACGGCGCGCATGGCTACTTGATCGACAGCTTCCTGTGGAAGAGCACCAACCGGCGCACCGACCACTACGGCGGCGACCCGGCCTCCCGGGCTCGTTTCGGCGCCGATGTCGTGCGGGCCGTCCGCGCGGCCGTCAGCCCCGGATTCCCGGTCTTCTTCCGGCTCTCCCAGTGGAAGCTCAACGCGTACGAGGCACGCATCGCGGAGAACCCGGATGAGCTGGCGCAGATGCTTTCGCCGCTGGCCGACGCGGGTGTCGACGTGTTCCACGCCTCCACCCGCCGCTACTGGCTGCCCGAGTTCGACGGCAGCACCCTCAACCTGGCCGGCTGGGTGCGCAAGCTCAGCGGCAAGGCCACCGTGACCGTCGGCTCGGTCGGCCTGGACAATCAGTACGGCGAGGGCGAGTTCACCCAGGGCTTCACCCGGCAGGCCGGCCTGACCGGCATCGACGAACTGGTGGCCCGACTGGAGCGCGACGAGTTCGACCTGGTCGCCTTGGGCAGGACGCTGCTGGCCAACCCGGACTGGGCCGCGCTGGCGCTCCGCGGCGAGCTGGACCGGTCCGTCCCCTACGACCCGGCCGTGCTCACGACCCTGGCCTGA